A stretch of the Streptomyces sp. NBC_00654 genome encodes the following:
- a CDS encoding cupin, whose product MDDLNALADEHLAAARESAHGRSAHLLLQQPPLRQSVIALTSGTALDEHNAPPAASLQVLRGSVRLTAGSGDVELTAGTLHAIPQERHGLLALADAVVLLTAVND is encoded by the coding sequence ATGGATGACCTCAACGCCCTCGCCGACGAGCATCTGGCCGCGGCCCGTGAATCCGCCCATGGACGCAGTGCCCACCTCCTGCTCCAGCAGCCGCCCCTGCGCCAATCGGTGATCGCATTGACCTCGGGGACGGCTCTGGACGAGCACAACGCGCCGCCCGCCGCCTCCCTCCAGGTCCTGCGCGGCTCGGTCCGGCTGACCGCGGGCTCCGGCGACGTCGAACTGACCGCCGGGACGCTGCACGCGATCCCGCAGGAACGCCACGGACTGCTTGCCCTCGCGGACGCCGTGGTCCTGCTGACGGCGGTCAACGACTGA